From Bosea sp. NBC_00550, the proteins below share one genomic window:
- a CDS encoding cupin domain-containing protein, with amino-acid sequence MAFACSIPAMPTVQQDDETVRITRWDFEPGAVTGWHEHGWPYFVVMLVAGTLRIHNGTEVTDVPLAQGQSYMRPAGIRHDVMNGSDHPIAFVEIEVKQPSALKELARS; translated from the coding sequence ATGGCCTTCGCCTGCTCGATTCCCGCCATGCCGACCGTCCAGCAGGACGACGAAACCGTCAGGATCACGCGTTGGGATTTCGAGCCGGGCGCGGTGACCGGCTGGCATGAGCATGGCTGGCCCTATTTCGTGGTGATGCTGGTCGCCGGCACGCTGCGCATCCACAACGGCACCGAGGTCACGGACGTCCCGTTGGCGCAAGGCCAGTCCTATATGCGCCCGGCCGGCATCCGCCACGATGTCATGAACGGCTCCGATCATCCCATCGCCTTCGTCGAGATCGAGGTGAAGCAGCCTTCCGCCCTGAAGGAGCTCGCTCGCTCATGA
- a CDS encoding flavin reductase family protein — translation MTKTVHPLPPALERPDATAFRDAMAQVVSAVHVVTTQGPDGRTGLTATAIASVSDSPPTVLACIARTSRTLAAIEASGAFCINTLPADLVELAEIFASRRGIDGEARFMTARWDTLATGSPVLLDAVSAFDCRLVSTYDIASHRILIGEVVGIAGAGQGAGLIYRDRQFRSV, via the coding sequence ATGACGAAGACCGTTCACCCCTTGCCGCCTGCTCTGGAGCGTCCGGATGCAACTGCCTTCCGCGATGCGATGGCGCAGGTCGTCAGCGCGGTGCATGTCGTCACCACCCAGGGGCCGGATGGCCGGACGGGGCTGACGGCGACGGCCATCGCTTCGGTGTCGGATTCGCCACCGACGGTGCTCGCCTGCATCGCCCGGACGAGCCGGACGCTGGCCGCTATCGAGGCGAGCGGCGCCTTCTGCATCAACACCTTGCCGGCCGATCTGGTCGAGCTCGCCGAGATTTTCGCGAGCCGGCGCGGCATCGACGGCGAGGCTCGGTTCATGACGGCACGCTGGGATACGCTGGCAACCGGCTCGCCGGTCCTGCTCGACGCGGTTTCCGCCTTCGACTGCCGGCTGGTCTCCACTTACGACATCGCCAGCCACCGCATTCTGATCGGCGAGGTCGTGGGCATCGCCGGGGCCGGGCAGGGTGCCGGCCTGATCTATCGCGACCGGCAGTTCCGGTCGGTTTGA
- a CDS encoding GntR family transcriptional regulator: MKRKAADEAKRGAGHGAKAGESLSDIAYRRLEEAIVTLSLRPGAGLTEAQLIDLVGLGRTPVREALIRLAQHGMVEILPRKGVLVADISAIDIIAALDAREVLERLVVGEAAKRAGPDERIAIVEAAKAMRQAAQRGDAAGYTRLDKELDTLVGQAARSPYATRAVEPLQALIRRAWYHFERQDDLVPAALLHGGLAQAIAGADSTAAMAASDALMAHLRKGLLAMLGR, encoded by the coding sequence ATGAAGCGAAAGGCGGCTGACGAGGCGAAGCGCGGCGCGGGGCATGGCGCCAAGGCAGGAGAAAGCCTCTCCGATATCGCCTACCGGCGGCTGGAGGAGGCGATCGTGACGCTTTCGCTGCGCCCCGGCGCCGGGCTGACCGAGGCCCAGCTGATCGATCTCGTCGGCCTCGGCCGCACGCCGGTTCGCGAGGCACTGATCCGGCTGGCGCAGCATGGCATGGTCGAGATCCTGCCGCGCAAGGGCGTCCTCGTCGCCGATATCAGCGCCATCGACATCATCGCCGCGCTCGATGCGCGCGAGGTTCTGGAGCGTCTTGTCGTAGGCGAGGCGGCAAAGCGCGCCGGTCCGGACGAACGGATCGCGATCGTGGAGGCGGCGAAGGCCATGCGGCAGGCGGCCCAGAGGGGCGATGCCGCGGGCTATACGCGGCTGGACAAGGAACTCGACACACTGGTCGGCCAGGCGGCGCGGAGCCCCTATGCCACTCGCGCCGTCGAGCCCCTGCAGGCGCTGATCCGGCGCGCCTGGTATCATTTCGAACGACAGGACGACCTCGTGCCTGCCGCGCTGCTCCATGGCGGGCTCGCCCAAGCGATTGCCGGCGCGGATTCCACCGCGGCCATGGCGGCAAGCGACGCCCTGATGGCGCATCTTCGCAAAGGTCTTCTGGCGATGCTCGGTCGATAG
- a CDS encoding ABC transporter permease subunit: MEVFLQQLINGLTLGSIYGLIAIGYTMVFGIIGMVNFAHGDIFMLSAFIALIFFMLITAVVGTGAGMVMLALVLVLALAMFFTSLWNWAIERVAYRPLRGSFRLAPLISAIGMSIFLMNFVQVVQGPRNKSIPPLLNKSITLIDSATYSVQISYKQIVIIVTTAVLLAAFWYIVQKTPLGRAQRACEQDRKMAALLGIDVDRTISITFVMGAALAAVAGVMYLVLYGVVNFADGFTPGVKAFTAAVLGGIGSLPGAVIGGLLIGLIEVMWSAYFTIDYKDVAAFAILAIVLVFMPSGILGRPEVEKV; this comes from the coding sequence ATGGAAGTCTTTCTGCAGCAGCTCATCAACGGGCTGACACTGGGATCGATCTACGGTCTCATCGCCATCGGCTACACGATGGTCTTCGGCATCATCGGCATGGTGAACTTCGCCCACGGCGACATCTTCATGCTCTCGGCCTTCATCGCGCTGATCTTCTTCATGCTGATCACCGCGGTCGTCGGCACCGGGGCGGGCATGGTCATGCTGGCGCTCGTCCTCGTCCTGGCATTGGCGATGTTCTTCACCTCGCTGTGGAACTGGGCGATCGAACGCGTCGCCTACCGGCCGCTGCGCGGCTCCTTCCGCCTCGCCCCGCTGATCTCGGCGATCGGCATGTCGATCTTCCTGATGAACTTCGTGCAGGTCGTGCAGGGCCCGCGCAACAAGTCGATCCCGCCGCTGCTCAACAAGTCGATCACCCTGATCGATAGCGCGACCTACTCGGTGCAGATCTCCTACAAGCAGATCGTCATCATCGTGACGACGGCGGTGCTGCTCGCCGCCTTCTGGTACATCGTCCAGAAGACGCCGCTCGGCCGCGCCCAGCGCGCCTGCGAGCAGGATCGCAAGATGGCCGCCCTCCTGGGCATCGACGTCGACCGCACCATCTCGATCACCTTCGTCATGGGCGCCGCCCTCGCAGCGGTCGCTGGCGTGATGTACCTCGTGCTCTACGGCGTGGTGAACTTCGCCGACGGCTTCACGCCGGGCGTCAAGGCCTTCACCGCGGCGGTGCTCGGCGGCATCGGCTCGCTGCCCGGCGCCGTGATCGGCGGGCTGCTGATCGGGCTGATCGAGGTCATGTGGTCGGCCTATTTCACCATCGACTACAAGGACGTCGCCGCCTTCGCCATCCTGGCCATCGTGCTGGTCTTCATGCCCTCCGGCATCCTGGGCCGTCCCGAAGTCGAGAAGGTCTGA
- a CDS encoding NAD(P)/FAD-dependent oxidoreductase translates to MKVAIVGAGIVGVAAAHALLDEGHEVLIVEREEPAFGPSRGNAGWIAHTDILPIASPKVLRQVPRFLADPLGPLSIRPAYLPKLLPWLARFVLASRPQAYERSIIGLAALQKLALPAWLARTERTKLSHHIHRKGGLYVFDDAGALAAARKVGERQAAFGIKVEMIGADELRQLEPALKPAFVGAAFHPDAAHISDPHQLTLALFEAALERGAVFEKAEVTNVSLGEHPALIGPDGWQRVVDRVVVAAGAWAKPLAAALGDAVPLDTERGYNVSFPAVTGLLSRPVGFEGHGFVATPLDSGFRIGGAVEFGGLKAPPNHARTRRLYDKAAGLIDGLPPFDSGKLWMGFRPSLPDSLPVIGPASRNPRVIYAFGHGHYGMTQSHVTANLVAALVAGRQPPIDLSPFSATRF, encoded by the coding sequence ATGAAGGTCGCGATCGTCGGCGCGGGCATCGTCGGCGTCGCCGCCGCCCACGCGCTCCTCGACGAGGGGCACGAGGTGCTGATCGTCGAGCGCGAAGAGCCGGCCTTCGGTCCCTCGCGCGGCAACGCCGGCTGGATCGCCCATACCGACATCCTGCCGATCGCCAGCCCCAAGGTGCTGCGGCAGGTGCCGAGATTCCTCGCCGATCCGCTCGGTCCGCTCAGCATCCGCCCGGCCTATCTGCCGAAGCTGCTGCCCTGGCTCGCGCGTTTCGTGCTGGCCTCGCGGCCGCAGGCCTATGAGCGCTCGATTATCGGGCTCGCCGCGCTGCAGAAGCTCGCCTTGCCGGCCTGGCTCGCCCGCACTGAACGCACGAAACTCTCCCACCACATCCATCGCAAGGGCGGGCTATACGTCTTCGACGATGCCGGAGCGCTGGCCGCGGCGCGCAAGGTCGGGGAACGACAGGCCGCCTTCGGGATCAAGGTCGAGATGATCGGCGCAGACGAACTGCGCCAGCTCGAACCTGCCCTCAAGCCCGCCTTTGTCGGCGCCGCCTTCCACCCCGACGCCGCTCATATCAGCGACCCGCATCAGCTCACCCTTGCCCTGTTCGAGGCGGCGCTGGAACGTGGCGCCGTCTTCGAGAAGGCGGAAGTCACCAACGTCTCGCTCGGCGAGCACCCTGCCCTGATCGGCCCGGATGGCTGGCAGCGCGTCGTCGATCGCGTCGTCGTCGCGGCCGGCGCCTGGGCGAAGCCATTGGCAGCCGCGCTCGGCGATGCCGTCCCGCTCGACACCGAGCGCGGCTACAATGTCAGCTTTCCGGCTGTCACCGGCCTGCTGTCGCGCCCGGTCGGCTTCGAAGGCCACGGCTTCGTGGCGACGCCGCTCGACTCAGGCTTCCGCATCGGCGGTGCCGTCGAGTTCGGCGGGCTCAAGGCGCCGCCCAACCATGCCCGCACACGCCGCCTTTACGACAAGGCGGCCGGTCTGATCGACGGCCTGCCGCCCTTCGACAGCGGCAAGCTCTGGATGGGCTTCAGGCCGTCCCTTCCCGATTCGCTGCCGGTCATCGGCCCGGCGAGCCGGAATCCGCGCGTCATCTATGCCTTCGGCCACGGCCATTACGGCATGACACAATCTCACGTGACGGCAAATCTCGTCGCCGCCCTCGTCGCCGGAAGGCAGCCACCGATCGACCTCTCTCCCTTCAGCGCCACGCGGTTCTGA
- a CDS encoding CoxG family protein, producing MAMTMSGEATLPAAKEVVWAKLNDAEVLKACIPGCDQLSKDDDTHLSAVVKIKLGPVKATFKGKVELSELDPPNGYRIAGEGEGGIAGFAKGGARVHLSDAEGGQTLLRYEVEAQVGGKLMQLGSRLIDSVSKKLADEFFANFAKAVSEG from the coding sequence ATGGCGATGACGATGAGCGGCGAGGCGACGTTGCCCGCGGCGAAAGAGGTGGTCTGGGCCAAGCTGAACGATGCCGAGGTGCTGAAGGCCTGCATCCCCGGCTGCGACCAGCTCAGCAAGGACGATGACACGCATCTCTCGGCGGTGGTGAAGATCAAGCTCGGGCCGGTGAAGGCGACCTTCAAGGGCAAGGTCGAACTGAGCGAGCTCGATCCGCCGAACGGCTACCGTATCGCCGGCGAGGGCGAGGGCGGCATCGCCGGCTTCGCCAAGGGCGGGGCGCGGGTGCATCTGAGCGATGCCGAGGGCGGCCAGACGCTGCTGCGTTACGAGGTTGAGGCACAGGTCGGCGGCAAGTTGATGCAGCTCGGCTCGCGGTTGATCGATTCGGTCTCGAAGAAGCTGGCCGACGAGTTCTTCGCCAATTTCGCCAAGGCGGTCAGCGAGGGCTGA